Proteins from a single region of Murdochiella vaginalis:
- a CDS encoding GTP pyrophosphokinase family protein, translating into MKIPLFSYIDEAIDLKHSLRFEIEEAQQAIDSFFEQSFGHLDSFVNYTSRVKADDSLKEKIIRQNLLHTVSAEQLFGHISDLIGSRIECRFIRDEEQIYRALFKLFPTKRSDGFYQCDRDPRIELRLDEPQPKNQKNGYRSYRIDGHFLGQQVLNFELQIKSIVNVFWNEIDHKILYKNYNYVLTEKFVHDIMDSIMGDLIIIDRQMEMLYDQLGTLDAPDQFQAREQLKTMIGRLVQDAYLLPLREQFHVSFDFRLAIDLITDFLFARVEYESREQYATEFLRIMDDAFSGQRVLELFGERIVFDPPIHYHDPMTASFGVRLEKIANEDILWNLLVHILFDLNTHMKPRNLFRTFVDYLYFRVINAIREAYREEGRDWEDAEDLIDAMTEGYLQHATMTRLLPKDFIRSGTASLKRNVSVTLRTEDPHDKEAIMAHFRRFYPLRAPESFESEALENEEKHANGD; encoded by the coding sequence GTGAAAATACCTCTTTTTTCTTATATTGATGAAGCGATTGACCTCAAACATTCGTTGCGTTTTGAAATTGAGGAAGCGCAGCAGGCCATTGACTCGTTTTTTGAGCAGAGCTTTGGTCATTTAGACAGCTTTGTCAATTACACCTCGCGCGTGAAGGCGGATGACAGCTTAAAAGAAAAGATTATTCGTCAAAATTTGTTACATACCGTTTCCGCCGAGCAGCTGTTCGGCCATATTTCCGATCTGATCGGCAGCCGCATCGAATGCCGATTTATCCGCGACGAAGAACAGATTTACCGTGCCTTGTTCAAGCTCTTTCCCACAAAGCGTTCGGATGGCTTTTATCAATGTGATCGCGATCCGCGCATCGAATTGCGCTTAGATGAACCACAGCCTAAAAATCAGAAAAACGGGTATCGTTCTTATCGCATCGACGGCCATTTTTTGGGCCAACAAGTGCTGAATTTTGAGCTGCAGATCAAGAGCATTGTCAACGTTTTTTGGAATGAAATTGACCATAAAATCCTGTATAAAAATTACAATTATGTGCTGACAGAAAAATTTGTGCATGACATCATGGACTCCATCATGGGCGACCTGATTATTATCGACCGGCAAATGGAGATGCTCTACGATCAGCTCGGTACACTCGATGCGCCGGACCAGTTTCAGGCGCGTGAGCAGCTGAAAACCATGATCGGTCGTTTGGTGCAGGACGCGTATCTCCTGCCCTTACGGGAACAGTTTCACGTCAGCTTTGATTTTCGTTTGGCGATTGATCTGATTACCGACTTTCTTTTTGCGCGGGTGGAGTACGAATCACGCGAACAGTACGCGACGGAGTTTTTGCGCATCATGGATGATGCGTTCAGCGGGCAACGGGTGCTGGAGCTTTTCGGAGAGCGCATTGTCTTTGATCCGCCGATTCATTACCATGATCCTATGACCGCTTCCTTTGGCGTACGGCTGGAAAAAATTGCGAACGAAGATATTCTCTGGAACCTTCTGGTGCATATTCTTTTCGACCTTAATACGCACATGAAACCGCGCAACTTGTTTCGCACCTTTGTAGACTATCTGTATTTTCGTGTGATTAACGCCATTCGCGAGGCCTATCGTGAAGAAGGCCGGGATTGGGAGGACGCCGAAGATCTGATTGATGCCATGACCGAGGGGTATTTGCAGCATGCAACGATGACTCGACTTCTTCCAAAGGATTTTATTCGCTCCGGGACCGCTTCGCTGAAGCGTAACGTCTCGGTGACACTGCGAACGGAGGATCCACACGATAAAGAAGCGATCATGGCACATTTTCGGCGTTTTTATCCGTTGCGTGCGCCGGAATCGTTCGAATCGGAAGCGTTAGAAAATGAGGAAAAACATGCGAACGGTGATTAA
- a CDS encoding amidohydrolase family protein, with protein sequence MRTVIKNATVVTMNDARDILREATVCIEDGRIVDIFSTCSPGRALQRDGEPNDHTVEENVIDAQGDVLLPGLINAHTHLAMSLFRNYGNDVALKEWLEDYIWPLEAHLTREEIVAGAKLSILEMLRGGTTTFADMYMEEDAIAEAVTQMGIRALLCSAFTDGSVATRPGEVRRLAAYQTANGRIRMRLAPHAVYTCSPETLQKVKALGEKWGIGFHLHLAETREEDEQCRKTYGISPTMLLDRAGLLGPNTMLAHAVWLDDDDIACIAARGASCVYNPVSNMKLASGFMPLGKLRQAGVPIALGTDGPSSNNAQDMFREMLVGSLIQKGHSLDPTAANAHTMLWMATRGGARAIGQEKELGSIEIGKKADLILVDFRHVRHTPKPEDIEAALVYATSSDDVRLTMIDGIIRMQDGRFPGQNEEAICQEAERAWRTLHKQKGQRA encoded by the coding sequence ATGCGAACGGTGATTAAAAATGCAACCGTCGTGACCATGAACGATGCGCGAGATATTCTTCGCGAGGCCACGGTATGTATCGAAGACGGGCGCATTGTCGATATCTTCTCGACGTGTTCCCCTGGCCGTGCGTTGCAGCGTGACGGCGAACCAAACGATCACACTGTCGAAGAGAACGTGATCGATGCCCAAGGGGATGTGCTTCTTCCGGGCCTGATCAATGCCCATACGCACCTGGCCATGAGCCTTTTTCGCAACTACGGAAACGACGTAGCCTTAAAAGAATGGCTTGAGGACTATATTTGGCCGCTCGAGGCGCATCTGACGCGTGAAGAGATTGTTGCCGGAGCAAAGCTGAGTATTCTGGAAATGCTGCGCGGAGGAACCACGACATTTGCGGACATGTACATGGAGGAAGATGCCATTGCCGAGGCCGTCACGCAAATGGGGATACGTGCGCTGCTGTGTTCCGCCTTTACGGATGGTAGCGTCGCCACGCGGCCGGGAGAGGTTCGACGCCTTGCAGCATATCAAACGGCTAATGGGCGCATTCGCATGCGCTTGGCGCCTCATGCGGTTTACACCTGCTCGCCGGAGACCTTGCAAAAAGTAAAAGCGCTGGGCGAAAAGTGGGGAATCGGCTTTCACCTGCACCTTGCGGAAACGCGCGAAGAAGACGAACAGTGTCGAAAAACCTATGGCATATCACCTACGATGCTGTTGGATCGTGCCGGCCTTTTGGGGCCGAATACGATGCTGGCGCATGCGGTTTGGCTGGATGACGACGATATTGCCTGTATTGCGGCGCGCGGCGCCAGTTGCGTCTATAATCCGGTGAGCAATATGAAGCTGGCAAGCGGCTTTATGCCATTGGGAAAATTACGTCAGGCGGGCGTGCCGATTGCGCTCGGTACGGATGGCCCCAGCTCCAACAACGCGCAGGACATGTTTCGCGAAATGCTCGTGGGCTCGCTCATCCAAAAAGGACATAGCCTCGATCCGACGGCTGCCAATGCGCATACCATGCTGTGGATGGCCACACGTGGCGGTGCACGAGCCATCGGACAGGAGAAAGAGCTGGGTAGTATTGAAATCGGGAAGAAAGCGGATCTGATCCTGGTGGACTTCCGTCACGTTCGGCATACGCCGAAACCCGAGGATATCGAAGCGGCGCTGGTCTATGCGACGTCTTCGGACGACGTGCGGCTGACCATGATAGACGGCATAATTCGGATGCAGGACGGTCGCTTTCCGGGACAAAACGAAGAAGCCATTTGTCAGGAGGCGGAGCGCGCCTGGCGTACGCTTCACAAACAGAAGGGACAACGCGCATGA
- a CDS encoding NAD(P)H-hydrate dehydratase has translation MIGIDVVEIARFATGKQGPSFMRRVFTEEERRYLENSPHPVETMAGLYAAKEAVFKALGVGIGRIPFQSVEITHEASGRPEVQLYEEALVLLQHLSANRAEISITHDAGVAVAVCVFLPDPIADLSLAVESSLSANRLSSSSAWPSARALALLQESGRQHRELADSLLRRDRAGYKTQYGKVAIVGGSQGMVGSVCLAAQAALRSGAGLVYAVVPESIASAVQNKLLEAIVRPIPDDGCGHFTMARLPEVMDAVSDCSCMAIGPGMGRFSEAASFVSGVLERLSLPCIIDADAINALASCPERLKTLQQDVILTPHEMEMSRLSATPLEVVRAHRKETAERFALDHRALVVLKGADTVITDGRNTTCNPSGTPGMATAGSGDVLTGMVAAFLAAGYPARMAARLACDLHGLAGEFACEALEEECMIASDLLMYLPKAFRLFHVLREQEEDEQGERGNACKR, from the coding sequence ATGATAGGCATCGATGTCGTGGAGATTGCACGTTTCGCCACCGGAAAACAAGGGCCTTCCTTTATGCGTCGCGTTTTTACCGAAGAGGAGCGCCGTTATTTGGAAAACAGTCCGCATCCCGTGGAAACCATGGCAGGACTGTACGCGGCAAAAGAAGCCGTTTTTAAGGCTTTGGGAGTGGGCATCGGAAGGATTCCGTTTCAATCCGTGGAAATCACGCATGAGGCGTCCGGACGTCCGGAGGTGCAGCTTTACGAGGAAGCGTTGGTGTTGCTGCAACATCTTTCTGCGAATCGTGCCGAAATCAGCATCACGCACGATGCCGGTGTCGCTGTAGCCGTATGCGTTTTCCTGCCAGATCCAATCGCAGATTTATCTTTAGCCGTGGAATCGTCCCTTTCTGCAAACCGGTTGTCGTCTTCATCCGCATGGCCTTCGGCGCGTGCTTTGGCGTTGCTACAGGAGTCGGGAAGACAGCATCGCGAGCTTGCCGACTCTCTGTTGCGGCGTGATCGGGCGGGCTATAAAACGCAATACGGAAAGGTTGCCATCGTCGGTGGATCTCAGGGGATGGTCGGTTCGGTGTGCCTTGCAGCACAAGCAGCGCTTCGCAGCGGTGCCGGGCTCGTTTATGCCGTCGTGCCGGAAAGTATCGCTTCGGCGGTGCAGAATAAGTTGTTGGAAGCCATCGTTCGTCCGATACCGGATGATGGATGCGGCCACTTTACGATGGCACGTTTGCCGGAGGTGATGGACGCGGTCTCGGATTGTTCCTGCATGGCCATCGGTCCGGGTATGGGCCGTTTTTCCGAAGCGGCGTCTTTTGTATCCGGCGTGTTGGAACGCCTTTCCCTTCCCTGTATCATCGATGCGGACGCCATCAATGCGCTCGCTTCTTGTCCCGAGCGTTTAAAAACGCTTCAACAGGATGTGATTCTCACGCCTCATGAAATGGAAATGAGCCGACTCAGCGCCACCCCGTTGGAGGTCGTTCGCGCGCATCGTAAAGAAACGGCGGAGCGATTTGCATTGGACCATCGTGCTCTTGTAGTATTGAAAGGTGCGGATACCGTCATCACGGACGGAAGAAACACAACCTGTAATCCCAGCGGAACGCCGGGCATGGCGACGGCCGGATCGGGTGACGTCCTGACAGGCATGGTTGCCGCATTCTTAGCGGCAGGCTATCCGGCGCGAATGGCAGCACGTCTGGCCTGCGATCTACATGGTCTGGCAGGCGAATTCGCCTGCGAAGCGTTGGAAGAAGAGTGCATGATTGCTTCCGATTTGCTAATGTATTTACCGAAGGCATTTCGGCTGTTCCATGTTTTGCGCGAGCAGGAAGAGGACGAGCAAGGAGAGAGGGGAAACGCATGCAAAAGGTGA
- a CDS encoding type II toxin-antitoxin system PemK/MazF family toxin, producing MQKVTRGDLFFADLDPVQGSEQGGVRPVVVLQNNVGNKYSPTIIVAAITSRRSKNQMPTHVPVSHRSDLPKDSMVLLEQLRTIDKKRLQMKIGALDEEIMARIDEALGISVGLLSIRKKKRENE from the coding sequence ATGCAAAAGGTGACCAGGGGCGATCTTTTTTTTGCCGACTTGGATCCGGTACAGGGGTCCGAACAGGGCGGCGTGCGTCCCGTGGTCGTTTTACAAAACAATGTCGGCAACAAATACAGTCCGACCATTATTGTTGCAGCCATCACTTCCCGACGGAGCAAGAACCAAATGCCCACCCATGTTCCCGTTTCGCACCGGAGCGATCTCCCCAAAGATTCCATGGTGCTGCTGGAGCAGCTGCGAACGATTGATAAAAAGCGCCTGCAAATGAAAATTGGCGCTCTCGACGAGGAGATCATGGCGCGTATTGATGAAGCGCTAGGTATTTCCGTCGGTCTCCTGTCGATACGGAAAAAGAAAAGAGAAAACGAATGA
- the map gene encoding type I methionyl aminopeptidase, whose translation MITIKTEEQIQGMKAAGEILCKTHLAIRRILRPGLTTLSVDAFAEAFMHYKDATPEQKGYQGFPFALCMSVNDEVCHGFPGERKLEEGDILSIDNVVRYHDYLADSCWSYAIGTLSPEDQKLMDVTKEALYRGVDAVRVGNRLVAIGEAIQPFVEAQGFSVVRDFIGHGIGKEMHEDPQVLHYVTKQRGIRLRENMVLTVEPMINAGDWPVVLDSNGWTARTRDGKKSCQYEHTIAVRPDGPEVLTEQKNTSLTNEEIAWIDSYVF comes from the coding sequence ATGATTACGATTAAAACGGAAGAACAAATTCAAGGCATGAAGGCAGCCGGCGAGATTCTATGTAAAACGCATCTGGCGATCCGTCGCATCCTTCGCCCCGGCCTCACGACGTTATCGGTCGATGCTTTTGCCGAAGCGTTCATGCACTATAAGGATGCGACGCCGGAACAGAAGGGCTATCAGGGCTTTCCGTTCGCCTTGTGCATGAGCGTGAACGACGAAGTTTGTCACGGTTTTCCCGGCGAGCGGAAATTGGAAGAAGGGGATATTCTGTCGATTGATAATGTTGTACGTTATCATGATTATTTGGCGGATTCCTGTTGGAGCTATGCCATCGGCACGCTGTCGCCGGAGGATCAGAAGCTGATGGACGTGACGAAGGAGGCGCTCTATCGGGGCGTGGATGCTGTGCGTGTGGGAAATCGTCTGGTAGCCATCGGAGAGGCAATCCAGCCCTTCGTCGAGGCGCAGGGGTTCTCGGTGGTACGCGACTTTATCGGACACGGCATCGGCAAGGAAATGCACGAGGATCCGCAAGTTTTACACTATGTCACCAAGCAGCGTGGCATTCGATTGCGTGAAAACATGGTACTTACCGTTGAGCCCATGATCAATGCGGGAGACTGGCCGGTTGTGCTGGATTCTAACGGTTGGACAGCCCGCACAAGGGATGGCAAGAAGTCCTGCCAATATGAGCATACGATCGCCGTGCGCCCGGATGGCCCGGAAGTGTTGACGGAACAGAAGAATACGTCCCTGACGAATGAGGAGATCGCTTGGATCGACTCCTATGTTTTTTAA
- a CDS encoding helix-turn-helix domain-containing protein produces the protein MRELISNAENRRLFILEYFIYGNPRVSLDDLKKTLHMTDSTLIADVEKMKAMYPGLSLRISDGYLNASFSPTFQPAEIYVPITHNKLIFRLVRRIFFEEDLALTTLAAQEHASVSSAYRLVHEFNAIAKEQYHLQIESSPCHIVGKEEAVRAFYRDFFLELYPGKYQPFSADFMQNCRNFVRDFAPFFNQMTTLFPLETFVLLIAIGATRYRQGHRKENFAFSEDFCALYEQCAKENSFIKNCEYYSEVFGFPLDQDALFDLLYPLPEQGYRLSFSPEKATEEDRIVEKSLTALAKRHTIELDDSLRLAFHLNNAFFLARRDCFHPMIIFNSAAILCMSAYINHYDFTVDAMKELHSMQKNICGTATFANTIHLFYILHQYWTGLLNSLRRQYARLNIKVESHFGPSHEAFMKEMLSSIFNVFASFTSHTEAKTAKTPMEPIHLLITNLLTPNLDGDEVGQILRVRDSFLSSNALFEIGDMIQAIYDEKNELTVNIDTFLNMFCGFQGAEKSLSLCSGRKKLLF, from the coding sequence ATGCGCGAACTTATTTCCAATGCCGAAAATCGGCGGCTGTTCATTTTAGAATATTTTATCTACGGTAATCCCCGTGTATCACTGGACGATCTCAAGAAAACACTGCATATGACAGATAGCACCCTGATTGCTGATGTGGAAAAGATGAAAGCAATGTATCCGGGGTTAAGCCTGCGTATTTCCGACGGCTATTTAAATGCCTCGTTTTCCCCCACGTTTCAACCGGCTGAAATCTATGTGCCGATTACGCACAATAAGTTAATTTTCCGCCTTGTGCGCCGCATCTTTTTTGAAGAGGATCTGGCATTGACCACCTTGGCGGCACAGGAACATGCTTCCGTTTCCTCCGCGTATCGACTGGTGCATGAATTCAATGCCATTGCCAAAGAGCAATATCACTTGCAAATCGAAAGCAGCCCCTGCCACATCGTTGGGAAAGAAGAAGCCGTTCGAGCATTCTATCGAGATTTTTTCCTGGAACTGTATCCCGGAAAATATCAGCCGTTTTCTGCGGATTTCATGCAAAATTGTCGAAACTTTGTGCGTGATTTTGCCCCGTTTTTCAACCAAATGACGACGCTTTTCCCATTGGAGACTTTTGTGTTGCTCATCGCCATTGGGGCCACCCGGTATCGTCAGGGGCACCGCAAAGAAAACTTTGCCTTTTCGGAAGACTTTTGCGCTCTTTATGAACAATGTGCAAAAGAAAATAGTTTTATCAAAAATTGTGAATACTATAGTGAAGTCTTCGGTTTTCCTCTGGATCAAGATGCTCTCTTTGATCTGCTCTACCCTCTTCCCGAACAAGGATATCGTTTATCCTTTTCACCGGAAAAGGCGACTGAAGAAGATCGCATCGTGGAAAAATCGCTTACAGCATTGGCCAAGCGCCATACCATTGAGCTGGATGATAGTCTGCGCCTTGCATTCCATCTGAACAATGCGTTTTTCTTAGCTCGACGCGACTGTTTTCACCCCATGATCATCTTCAACTCCGCCGCCATTCTCTGCATGAGTGCATACATCAATCACTACGACTTCACCGTTGATGCCATGAAGGAACTGCATAGCATGCAAAAGAATATTTGCGGAACAGCCACTTTTGCAAATACCATCCATCTCTTTTATATCCTTCACCAATATTGGACGGGATTATTGAACAGCCTTCGCCGACAATACGCGCGCTTGAATATAAAAGTGGAAAGTCATTTCGGCCCATCCCATGAAGCCTTCATGAAGGAAATGCTCTCCTCCATTTTTAATGTCTTCGCCAGCTTTACTTCCCATACGGAAGCGAAAACCGCGAAAACGCCCATGGAACCGATTCATTTGCTCATCACGAATCTTCTCACGCCCAACTTGGATGGAGATGAGGTCGGGCAGATTCTCCGCGTTCGGGATAGTTTTCTAAGCAGTAATGCGCTCTTTGAAATCGGCGACATGATCCAAGCGATCTATGATGAGAAAAATGAACTGACGGTCAATATTGACACCTTCCTAAATATGTTCTGTGGATTTCAAGGTGCGGAGAAAAGTCTTTCGCTTTGTTCCGGAAGAAAAAAACTCTTGTTTTAA
- a CDS encoding LacI family DNA-binding transcriptional regulator: MQPTIKDIANKANVSIATVSRVLNQKGGYSQETYRHVQHVIEETGFSSNSLARAFRTGQTRTVGLLVPDICNEFFARIARQISLWFLERNYVTLICASDESQKIEGGYLRELQNRSVDGLLYIQGRKQGVKTAFEKNVPIVYIDRYSEESGPCVVSDNTSGGKIAAEALLHRGRSQPLLIRDVCETSAVKGRCTGFLETMFKNNVTVLVHSVASPISSAGYQCMKEVLQKKEEFDSVFCTNDPLAMGVSQALLSAGRRIPQDVTVIGFDGNASIRQAFPFVLTIRQDTTQLVNIACSTLLRMMEGKSIAWASKIVPVQLVDYGKEGDNERNYSD; the protein is encoded by the coding sequence GTGCAACCAACCATAAAGGATATTGCAAATAAGGCAAACGTTTCGATTGCCACCGTTTCGCGTGTGCTCAATCAAAAAGGAGGATATTCACAAGAGACCTATCGTCATGTGCAACACGTGATTGAAGAAACGGGGTTTTCCAGCAATTCGCTGGCAAGAGCGTTTCGCACCGGCCAAACCCGCACTGTCGGCTTGCTCGTCCCGGATATCTGTAACGAGTTCTTTGCGCGCATTGCGCGACAAATTAGCCTCTGGTTTTTGGAGCGAAACTATGTCACGTTGATTTGCGCATCGGATGAGAGCCAAAAGATCGAAGGCGGATATTTGCGGGAGCTGCAAAACCGAAGTGTGGATGGCCTGCTTTATATACAGGGACGAAAGCAGGGCGTCAAAACGGCTTTTGAAAAGAACGTGCCCATCGTCTATATTGACCGCTATTCCGAGGAAAGTGGACCCTGTGTTGTTTCCGACAATACAAGCGGCGGGAAAATAGCAGCCGAAGCGCTACTCCATAGGGGCCGAAGTCAACCGCTCCTTATTCGTGATGTTTGTGAGACGAGTGCCGTAAAAGGGAGATGCACCGGTTTTCTGGAAACGATGTTCAAAAACAATGTAACCGTGTTGGTGCATTCGGTGGCATCTCCGATCAGTTCGGCCGGCTATCAATGTATGAAAGAGGTGTTGCAGAAAAAAGAAGAATTTGACAGCGTATTTTGTACCAATGATCCATTGGCGATGGGCGTGAGTCAAGCTCTGCTTTCCGCGGGACGACGCATACCGCAGGATGTCACTGTCATCGGCTTTGATGGCAACGCCAGTATTCGTCAAGCCTTTCCATTTGTTTTGACCATTCGTCAGGACACAACACAACTGGTGAACATTGCATGTTCCACGCTTTTGCGCATGATGGAAGGAAAAAGCATTGCTTGGGCAAGCAAAATTGTTCCGGTTCAACTGGTGGACTATGGAAAAGAGGGAGACAATGAACGCAATTATTCAGACTAA
- a CDS encoding sugar ABC transporter ATP-binding protein, whose protein sequence is MNAIIQTKNIVKKFPGVVALSNINLSFYPGEVHILLGENGAGKSTLMKILSGVYQPTEGELIIRGKTYSAMTPNESKANGIAIIYQELSVINELSILENLYLGRLKTKNRMGLSVVDYAAMRKEAEELLKRVGVRRSLDTPVEDLSIGEKQLVEISRALLTNADVIIMDEPTTSLTENEVDTLFTLVEQLKKEGKAIVYITHKMREIKMIGDRVSVLKDGTFVGTKMVKDVEIADLISMMVGRELDETHRANRKHDFSDAEIMLEAKNLSRTDGMVKNVSFKLRRGEVLGFSGLVGAGRTELMNLIFGIDKPSEGSLLYKGRPIQNSDSYLAIKNGFAMVTEDRRKLGFLDNFDLKQNISIASFIKNSRGKGVLGKLNFAEERKWAEEQLTGLRVKCRSMDQNITELSGGNQQKVILGKWLAADSELIIFDEPTKGIDVGSKAEIYQLIFALADSGKGVLVVSSELPELLSVCDRIIVMHEGKAEAEFTIEEATEEKIIKAATGA, encoded by the coding sequence ATGAACGCAATTATTCAGACTAAGAATATCGTGAAAAAATTTCCCGGCGTGGTCGCATTATCCAATATCAATTTGTCGTTTTATCCAGGCGAAGTGCACATTTTGCTTGGCGAAAACGGTGCGGGAAAGTCCACGCTAATGAAAATTCTAAGCGGGGTTTATCAGCCAACCGAAGGCGAGCTGATCATTCGCGGGAAGACGTATTCGGCGATGACGCCGAATGAGTCAAAAGCAAACGGTATCGCCATTATCTATCAGGAACTCAGTGTCATCAATGAATTGTCCATCTTGGAAAATCTGTATCTCGGGCGCTTGAAGACGAAGAATAGAATGGGCCTTTCCGTAGTCGATTATGCTGCGATGCGCAAAGAAGCAGAGGAACTTTTAAAACGAGTCGGGGTTCGTCGCTCTCTAGACACTCCCGTAGAAGATTTGAGCATCGGAGAAAAACAGTTGGTGGAAATTTCTCGTGCGCTGTTAACCAATGCGGACGTCATCATCATGGACGAGCCGACAACGTCGCTGACTGAAAACGAGGTGGATACCTTATTCACCTTGGTAGAGCAGCTGAAAAAAGAGGGGAAAGCGATTGTCTACATCACGCATAAAATGCGTGAAATTAAGATGATTGGCGATAGGGTTTCTGTACTGAAGGATGGCACCTTTGTGGGGACCAAGATGGTTAAGGACGTGGAAATCGCAGACCTCATCTCGATGATGGTGGGTCGCGAGTTGGATGAAACCCATCGAGCGAATCGCAAACACGATTTTTCCGATGCCGAAATCATGCTGGAGGCAAAGAACCTTTCTCGTACGGATGGCATGGTTAAAAACGTATCGTTCAAATTACGCCGTGGCGAAGTACTTGGCTTTTCGGGCTTGGTCGGTGCCGGACGAACGGAGTTGATGAATCTTATTTTCGGCATTGACAAACCGAGTGAAGGCAGCCTGCTGTATAAAGGAAGACCCATCCAGAACAGCGATAGCTATTTGGCGATCAAGAATGGCTTTGCCATGGTGACGGAAGATCGTCGAAAGCTGGGCTTTTTAGACAACTTTGATTTAAAACAAAATATTTCCATTGCGTCATTCATCAAAAATTCGCGCGGCAAAGGGGTTCTCGGAAAACTGAACTTTGCCGAGGAACGCAAATGGGCTGAGGAACAATTAACCGGTTTGCGAGTCAAATGTCGTTCGATGGATCAAAATATCACCGAATTATCCGGCGGAAACCAGCAGAAGGTTATTTTAGGGAAGTGGCTAGCCGCGGACTCGGAACTGATCATTTTTGATGAGCCGACCAAGGGAATCGATGTGGGGTCAAAAGCGGAGATCTACCAATTAATATTTGCATTAGCGGATAGTGGCAAAGGTGTTTTGGTGGTCTCCTCCGAATTGCCGGAATTGCTGTCGGTATGTGATCGCATTATTGTCATGCATGAAGGCAAGGCGGAAGCAGAATTTACCATTGAAGAAGCCACGGAAGAAAAAATTATCAAAGCTGCCACGGGGGCATAA
- the alsC gene encoding D-allose ABC transporter permease, translating into MKARRKQNLPLKKPRKKKLSKLPRGHKREETMKERRSFQTMWSKYGTIGIFCILLLILMILRPSAIFNPSSIPQILAQSSVNILLAVGEFFAILIAGIDLSIGSIAAFTGFVVAKLMIMEVPIVLAVFLGILIATLLGAMNGFLVNKTGLHPFIITLGTQTIFRGITLIGTNARSVFGFSGAFSSFMSARIFVIPVTAIIALLVAGFFWYFTTRLKVGRNIYAVGGNKEAAWYSGINVSLHTLIVFIISGFCAGVAGIVLLGRVGAAEPAAASGFETYAIAAAIIGGTSFFGGKGKIPGVVVGGLIIGLINYAMTVMTVPSSYQQIVMGSLIIISVTLDRIIGTKKA; encoded by the coding sequence ATGAAGGCAAGGCGGAAGCAGAATTTACCATTGAAGAAGCCACGGAAGAAAAAATTATCAAAGCTGCCACGGGGGCATAAGAGGGAGGAAACTATGAAGGAACGTCGCTCGTTTCAAACGATGTGGAGCAAGTACGGGACGATAGGTATTTTCTGCATCCTATTGTTGATTCTTATGATCTTGCGTCCGAGTGCTATTTTTAATCCATCCAGTATTCCGCAGATTTTGGCGCAAAGCTCCGTCAACATTCTGCTGGCCGTGGGCGAGTTTTTTGCGATTTTAATCGCCGGCATTGACTTGTCCATCGGATCCATTGCCGCGTTTACCGGCTTTGTCGTGGCAAAGCTCATGATCATGGAAGTTCCTATTGTACTAGCGGTTTTTCTCGGCATCCTTATCGCTACGTTACTTGGTGCGATGAATGGCTTTTTAGTGAACAAAACCGGGCTGCATCCCTTTATCATTACATTGGGCACACAAACGATCTTTCGAGGCATCACCTTGATCGGCACTAATGCTCGTTCGGTATTTGGGTTTTCCGGTGCTTTTTCAAGCTTTATGTCCGCTCGCATCTTTGTCATTCCGGTGACCGCCATTATTGCGCTTCTTGTTGCCGGATTTTTCTGGTACTTCACGACGCGTCTGAAAGTGGGCCGCAACATCTATGCCGTAGGTGGCAACAAAGAGGCGGCTTGGTATTCCGGCATTAACGTTTCCTTGCATACCCTGATCGTGTTTATTATCTCCGGCTTTTGTGCCGGTGTGGCAGGCATCGTTCTTCTTGGCCGTGTTGGCGCTGCAGAGCCAGCGGCTGCAAGCGGCTTTGAAACATATGCCATTGCAGCGGCTATCATTGGCGGAACCAGTTTCTTCGGTGGCAAGGGCAAAATTCCCGGTGTCGTCGTCGGTGGTCTTATTATCGGATTAATCAACTATGCCATGACCGTCATGACCGTTCCCAGCAGCTATCAACAGATTGTCATGGGCTCGCTCATCATTATTTCGGTTACGCTGGACCGTATCATCGGAACGAAAAAAGCATAA